The following are from one region of the Nicotiana tomentosiformis chromosome 7, ASM39032v3, whole genome shotgun sequence genome:
- the LOC104112942 gene encoding branched-chain amino acid aminotransferase 2, chloroplastic-like — protein sequence MKCSEGENFSKGELQHFSNIELSPSAKLLNYGQENAMHLKMSVERMRMPSPSVEQFVEAVKVTVLSKERWLVSRCVCCYTYATDSVNDICRTGYFAKIIWRVLSISCLLKT from the exons ATGAAATGTTCTGAAGGTGAAAACTTTTCTAAGGGTGAATTACAGCATTTCAGTAACATTGAGTTGAGCCCATCTgctaaattgttaaattatggaCAG GAAAATGCAATGCACTTGAAGATGAGTGTTGAACGCATGCGTATGCCTTCACCGTCTGTTGAACAGTTTGTGGAAGCAGTAAAAGTCACTGTTTTATCAAAAGAAAGATGG CTGGTATCAAGATGTGTCTGCTGCTATACATATGCCACTGACTCAGTGAATGACATCTGCCGCACAGGTTATTTTgctaaaattatttggag AGTTCTTTCAATATCGTGTCTCTTAAAGACTTGA
- the LOC104112944 gene encoding 36.4 kDa proline-rich protein-like, which yields MEKFNVARILLFLLQLGTLLIAHACPYCPYPPSTPKHPKLPPKHPSPKVKPPSTPHHPKQPPHAKPPSTPTHPKHPPHVKPPSTPTYPKHPPHVKPPSTPTYPKHPPHVKPPSTPKHPTPKPCPPPLPPRVKPPHVKPPYVPKPPVVHPPPTVSPPYVPKPPSPTPPVVSPPVIPKPPVVSPPVTPKPPAPTPPVVSPPVIPKPPVVSPPVTPKPPAPTPPVVSPPVIPKPPVVSPPVTPKPPAPTPPVVSPPFVPNPPVVTPPPYVPNPPVVTPPVVKPSPPPSPCPPPPPPAIVPSPPAQQTCPIDALKLGACVDVLGGLIHIGIGGSAKQTCCPLLMGLVDLDAAICLCTTIRLKLLNINIILPIALQVLVDDCGKYPPKDFQCPSS from the coding sequence ATGGAGAAGTTCAATGTAGCTAGAATTTTATTGTTCCTTCTCCAACTTGGAACTTTGCTTATTGCCCATGCATGTCCTTACTGCCCTTATCCTCCTTCCACTCCAAAACACCCAAAATTGCCTCCCAAACATCCATCTCCTAAGGTAAAACCACCTTCTACCCCCCACCACCCCAAACAACCTCCTCATGCAAAACCACCTTCAACCCCCACCCACCCCAAACACCCCCCGCATGTAAAACCACCTTCAACCCCCACCTACCCTAAACACCCCCCACATGTAAAACCACCTTCCACCCCTACCTACCCTAAACACCCCCCACATGTAAAACCACCTTCCACCCCTAAACACCCTACACCAAAACCATGCCCTCCACCCCTACCTCCCCGTGTCAAGCCACCTCATGTAAAACCTCCATATGTCCCAAAACCACCAGTAGTACATCCACCTCCCACTGTCAGTCCACCTTATGTGCCtaaaccaccatcaccaacaccaCCTGTTGTTTCACCACCAGTCATTCCAAAACCACCTGTTGTTTCACCACCTGTCACTCCAAAACCACCAGCACCAACACCACCTGTTGTTTCACCACCAGTCATTCCAAAACCACCTGTTGTTTCACCACCTGTCACTCCAAAACCACCAGCACCAACACCACCTGTTGTTTCACCACCAGTCATTCCAAAACCGCCTGTTGTTTCACCACCTGTCACTCCAAAACCACCAGCACCAACACCACCAGTCGTTTCACCACCTTTTGTACCCAACCCTCCAGTGGTAACACCACCACCTTACGTGCCAAATCCCCCGGTTGTTACACCACCAGTTGTGAAGCCATCTCCACCACCTTCACCATGCCCTCCGCCACCACCGCCGGCAATAGTACCATCACCACCTGCACAGCAAACTTGCCCCATTGATGCACTCAAGTTAGGTGCTTGTGTGGACGTGTTGGGGGGATTGATCCACATTGGAATTGGTGGCAGTGCTAAACAGACATGTTGTCCACTTCTTATGGGACTTGTGGATTTGGATGCAGCCATTTGTCTTTGCACCACTATTAGGCTCAAGCTCTTAAATATAAACATCATCCTTCCTATTGCTCTTCAAGTTCTTGTTGATGATTGTGGCAAGTATCCACCCAAAGATTTCCAGTGTCCTTCATCCTAA